Proteins from one Shewanella pealeana ATCC 700345 genomic window:
- a CDS encoding septation protein A yields the protein MKQLLDFLPLVIFFAVYKFFDIYIASGALIAATALQLVISYLLYKKLEKMHLITFVMVTVFGSLTLILHDDSFIKWKVTIVYALFAIALGVSQIMNKPLLKSMLGKELIVEDKIWARVTWYWVSFFVVCGLVNIYVAFSLSQETWVNFKVFGLTALTLINTVLTVVYLFKNMSEEDRKELK from the coding sequence ATGAAGCAGTTGCTCGACTTTTTACCTCTTGTCATTTTCTTCGCCGTCTATAAATTTTTCGATATCTATATTGCCAGCGGCGCGTTAATCGCGGCAACCGCACTGCAACTTGTCATCAGCTACCTGCTATATAAGAAGCTTGAGAAAATGCACCTTATTACGTTTGTGATGGTGACGGTATTTGGCTCACTCACGCTCATATTGCACGACGACTCTTTCATTAAATGGAAGGTCACCATAGTCTACGCCCTGTTTGCCATCGCCTTAGGTGTTAGCCAGATAATGAACAAGCCACTGCTCAAGAGCATGCTTGGTAAAGAACTTATCGTCGAAGATAAAATATGGGCTCGCGTGACTTGGTACTGGGTCAGCTTTTTCGTAGTCTGTGGCCTAGTAAATATCTATGTTGCCTTTAGCTTATCTCAAGAAACTTGGGTTAACTTCAAGGTATTTGGTTTAACCGCACTGACGCTTATCAATACCGTGTTAACCGTCGTCTACCTGTTTAAAAACATGTCTGAAGAAGATCGTAAGGAACTTAAATAA